Proteins co-encoded in one Kutzneria chonburiensis genomic window:
- a CDS encoding SchA/CurD-like domain-containing protein, producing the protein MPYAAISYRIKPGHEDEIAQIFANFQRVDTPELSDDTGEQVGRLLGTAVFVKGENLVRVIHYEGDFAAVGRHMARQKGVHKLEEALAPYLLDERDTTSPEGFAAYFRDATMRCVSQLDVANHPATA; encoded by the coding sequence ATGCCGTACGCGGCAATCAGCTATCGGATCAAGCCAGGGCACGAGGACGAGATCGCCCAGATCTTCGCGAACTTCCAGCGCGTGGACACGCCGGAGCTCAGCGACGACACGGGCGAGCAGGTCGGGCGGCTGCTCGGCACGGCGGTGTTCGTCAAGGGCGAGAACCTGGTCCGCGTGATCCACTACGAGGGCGACTTCGCCGCGGTCGGCCGGCACATGGCTCGGCAGAAGGGCGTGCACAAGCTCGAGGAGGCGCTGGCGCCGTATCTGCTCGACGAGCGGGACACCACCTCGCCCGAGGGCTTCGCCGCCTACTTCCGTGACGCCACGATGCGGTGCGTCTCGCAGCTGGACGTCGCCAACCACCCGGCGACCGCCTGA
- a CDS encoding PadR family transcriptional regulator — protein sequence MARRHSNTLAAAVLAVLWEGPTHPYAVQRTLREQGLDRSIKISRGTVYLLFGQLTKDGHVAAVATGRTANRPTHTVFTLTEPGRAQLLDWAKELLSVPSTEHGAFPTGLRLLPVLPPAEAATLLRARCAALAAEISTVRAAPSHPLVDEYRRAQLELEQDFVDRLIARIEHQPADSGRRHTRTAAARGRSHQLEES from the coding sequence ATGGCACGCAGGCACAGCAACACCCTGGCCGCGGCGGTGCTGGCCGTCCTGTGGGAGGGCCCGACACACCCCTACGCCGTGCAGCGCACGCTGCGCGAACAGGGCCTCGACCGCAGCATCAAGATCAGCCGAGGCACGGTGTACCTGCTCTTCGGCCAGCTCACCAAGGACGGACACGTGGCAGCGGTGGCCACCGGCCGCACGGCCAACCGGCCCACGCACACGGTGTTCACCCTGACCGAGCCCGGCCGCGCGCAGCTGCTGGACTGGGCCAAGGAGCTGCTGTCCGTGCCGAGCACGGAGCACGGCGCCTTCCCCACCGGCCTGCGACTGCTGCCCGTGCTCCCGCCGGCCGAAGCGGCCACACTGCTTCGGGCGCGGTGCGCCGCGCTGGCGGCCGAGATCAGTACGGTCAGGGCCGCACCGAGCCACCCGCTCGTCGACGAGTACCGCCGGGCCCAGCTCGAACTGGAACAGGACTTCGTGGACCGTCTCATCGCACGTATCGAGCACCAGCCAGCCGACAGCGGTCGGCGTCACACTCGGACCGCCGCCGCACGGGG
- a CDS encoding MarR family winged helix-turn-helix transcriptional regulator, with the protein MFDIDGEAVIRAVDFDFGQVNRDFSGAEVLFHAVVGETLGVSPTDYKCLDLLMRADSMVTAGRLADMSGLTTGAITGVVDRLERAGYVRRLRDPNDRRRILVAPCDGVDAKLAWVFEPLRQAVNALVESEFRNGEREAIRRYLQRMTELLREHTGRLQTAKR; encoded by the coding sequence GTGTTCGACATCGACGGTGAGGCGGTGATTCGCGCTGTGGACTTCGACTTCGGGCAAGTGAATCGTGACTTCAGCGGCGCGGAGGTGCTCTTCCACGCGGTCGTCGGCGAGACCCTCGGTGTCTCACCGACCGACTACAAGTGCCTCGACCTGCTGATGCGGGCCGACTCGATGGTGACCGCGGGCCGGCTGGCCGACATGTCCGGCCTGACCACCGGCGCGATCACCGGCGTCGTCGACCGACTGGAGCGCGCCGGCTACGTGCGCCGGCTGCGCGACCCCAACGACCGCCGCCGCATCCTGGTCGCGCCCTGCGACGGCGTCGACGCCAAGCTGGCCTGGGTCTTCGAGCCGCTGCGGCAGGCGGTGAACGCGTTGGTGGAGAGCGAGTTCCGCAACGGCGAGCGGGAAGCCATCCGCCGCTACCTGCAACGCATGACCGAGCTGCTGCGCGAGCACACCGGCCGGCTCCAGACCGCCAAGCGCTGA
- a CDS encoding AfsR/SARP family transcriptional regulator has protein sequence MDVSILGPFKVARSGADVTPSAPKLRRVLALLAVQANRVVSIDQIIQELWDERPPPSATTTMQTYVYQVRKVTRQYDQAGHDLGADDPDGSGMLHTTFGGYMLTLRPEALDALRFEQLVEKGRGQLAAGELTTAAWTFRLALQQWKGPALTAVNTGPVLQAAAVRLEEMRKSVLEQRIDIDLQLGRHHDLISELISTVSEQPTHEGFQAKLMLALYRVGRRSEALQTYQRARAALHDELGLEPSTELRRLQKAILDNDLRLDVPPGTATTGGFAGAATPPNMLPPDVAVQVGRDQELAAAGELLTRADRTTAPVIVVAGAPGIGKSAFAVHLAHKVRASYPDGQLHHRLTDDDGTAQPPAEVLAELLRVIGVAPEKIPPTLAARSQLLRSWTANRRVLIVLDDAAGIDQVLPLLPVGAGCATVVASRRRIAGPAISMTVDLAPLAIEDATQLLTTVLGAQRLAADPEGTGRLLTLCAGLPLALREAATRLSLRTHWLIGRQVDRMRVGDTEITDSMLRSHRLLPPGARRVFLVLLDSDAGAITAAAVAALTGMDEATAESYLEDLVEFLLADAYRQADGTFVYRTHALYRAAAAVLDDSARNLPLTPSPYAGTHDRLPVHQLRT, from the coding sequence GTGGACGTCTCCATACTTGGCCCGTTCAAGGTTGCCCGCTCCGGCGCGGACGTCACACCCTCCGCGCCGAAACTGCGCAGGGTGCTCGCGCTGCTCGCCGTCCAGGCGAACCGGGTCGTGAGCATCGACCAGATCATCCAGGAGCTGTGGGACGAGCGCCCGCCGCCCAGCGCCACCACCACCATGCAGACCTACGTCTACCAGGTACGCAAGGTCACCCGGCAGTACGACCAGGCGGGCCACGATCTCGGCGCGGACGACCCGGACGGCAGCGGCATGCTGCACACCACGTTCGGCGGCTACATGTTGACGCTTCGGCCGGAGGCGCTCGATGCCCTGCGCTTCGAGCAGCTGGTCGAGAAGGGCCGTGGTCAGCTCGCCGCCGGCGAGCTGACCACGGCGGCCTGGACGTTCCGGCTGGCCCTTCAGCAGTGGAAGGGCCCGGCGCTCACGGCCGTCAACACCGGCCCGGTCCTCCAGGCGGCGGCGGTCCGCCTCGAGGAGATGCGCAAGAGCGTGCTGGAACAGAGAATCGACATCGACCTCCAGCTCGGCCGGCACCACGACCTGATCAGCGAGTTGATCAGCACGGTCAGCGAACAGCCGACGCACGAGGGCTTCCAGGCCAAGCTGATGCTCGCGCTGTACCGGGTCGGCCGGCGCTCCGAGGCGCTGCAGACCTATCAGCGGGCCCGCGCGGCCCTGCACGACGAGCTCGGGCTCGAGCCGTCGACCGAGCTGCGCCGGCTACAGAAAGCCATCCTGGACAACGACTTGCGGCTGGATGTGCCGCCGGGCACCGCGACCACCGGCGGCTTCGCCGGCGCCGCCACCCCGCCGAACATGCTGCCGCCGGACGTCGCCGTCCAGGTTGGACGGGACCAGGAGCTGGCCGCGGCGGGCGAACTGCTCACCAGGGCGGACCGCACGACCGCCCCGGTGATCGTGGTCGCCGGCGCGCCCGGCATCGGCAAGTCGGCGTTCGCCGTGCACCTGGCCCACAAGGTGCGGGCCAGCTATCCCGACGGGCAGCTGCACCACCGGCTGACCGACGACGACGGCACCGCGCAGCCGCCGGCCGAGGTGCTGGCCGAGCTGCTGCGCGTGATCGGGGTGGCCCCGGAGAAGATCCCGCCGACCCTGGCCGCCCGCAGCCAGTTGTTACGCAGCTGGACGGCCAACCGACGGGTGCTCATCGTGCTGGACGACGCGGCCGGCATCGACCAGGTGCTGCCGCTGCTGCCGGTCGGCGCCGGCTGCGCGACCGTGGTGGCCAGCCGCCGCCGCATCGCCGGCCCGGCCATCTCGATGACCGTGGACCTGGCGCCACTGGCCATTGAGGACGCAACCCAGCTGCTCACCACGGTGCTCGGCGCGCAGCGACTGGCCGCCGACCCCGAGGGCACCGGCCGCCTGCTCACCCTCTGTGCCGGACTGCCGCTGGCTCTGCGCGAGGCCGCGACGCGGCTGAGCCTGCGGACACACTGGCTGATCGGCCGGCAGGTGGACCGGATGCGGGTCGGCGACACCGAGATCACCGACAGCATGCTGCGCAGTCATCGGCTGCTGCCGCCGGGCGCGCGGCGGGTGTTCCTGGTGCTGCTCGACTCCGACGCCGGCGCGATCACCGCCGCCGCGGTGGCCGCACTGACCGGGATGGACGAGGCGACCGCCGAGTCCTACCTGGAGGATCTCGTCGAGTTCCTGCTGGCCGACGCCTACCGGCAGGCCGACGGCACGTTCGTCTACCGGACCCACGCGCTGTACCGGGCCGCGGCGGCCGTGCTCGACGACAGCGCGCGGAACCTGCCGCTGACCCCGAGCCCGTACGCGGGCACGCACGACCGGCTCCCCGTACACCAGCTGCGCACCTGA